The following are encoded in a window of Nibricoccus aquaticus genomic DNA:
- a CDS encoding efflux RND transporter permease subunit, which translates to MSLASLSIRRPVLAGVLSFTIVLLGALSATRLGVREYPAVDPPVVTIITTYPGASAEVIESQITEPIEAAVNAVAGISNLTSISREGSSQVRVEFGIDINLEAAANDVRDQLGRASRNLPADANPPIVNKSDADSNPFFGVVVSSPSRSLLELSAYADNLRERLQTVPGVSNIDLVGEKRYAMRLWMDPSRLAAYGLTPLDVRSALQRENIELPSGRIEGANVELTVRTLSRLATPEEFGRVILKRDGDQIVRFSDIGYAELGPQNLRSILKVGSTPMIGVYVRPQPGANQLEISDQLRTRLAQIEKEKPADIDFAIGYDNTTYVRTAIHEVQETLLIAFGLVVLVIFIFLRDWRSTLIPMLAIPVSIVGTFLIMDLAGFSINVLTLLGLVLAIGLVVDDAIVVLENIYAKIEQGMEPFEAGIKGTQEIFVAVISTTIALAAVFMPVIFLGGLTGKLFREFGVVIAGAVIISAFVALTLTPMMSVRLLKPHGQQNWLYNRTEPFFAGLTRAYENSLASFLRFPWFAFVVLAGSIAIIVACNRALPRELTPLEDRGRIWVRTTAPEGASYDYTVNYLDDLTQIVREQLGDEYVVTMTQAPVGGPGGIGSANAGFVRVFLKDRGDRKFTQQELAAKLQAAVRPLTGARTSVSQEPSIGERRGAGLSAQLVIQAAELSDLEGALDKFLQEASKSPAFSFVDSDLKFNQPEVRISIDRDKAQSLGVSAADIASTLQAALSGQRFGYFIFNGKQYEVLGQLLREDRAKTSDLGAINVKAASGETIPLDNLITLTETSSAPQLYRYNRFVAATISGNLNNGYTLGQGNDALLAAAKATLDDRFTTEFTGASKDFIESSSSLGFVFALALILVYLVLAAQFESFRDPFTIMLTVPLALAGAFVTLWLFKETLNIFSQIGLIMLIGLVTKNGILLVEFATQRRHAGVDAKTAMTEAASSRFRPILMTSLCTILGVLPIALALGAGAESRVSMGLGVIGGLLVGTALTLYVIPAFYLLISGHEKTKAPAQASHNAPASPESHSVTLPATSAARSI; encoded by the coding sequence ATGTCGCTCGCCTCCCTCAGCATCCGGCGCCCCGTCCTCGCCGGCGTCCTCTCCTTCACCATCGTCCTGCTCGGCGCGCTCAGCGCCACCCGGCTCGGCGTCCGCGAATATCCCGCCGTTGATCCACCAGTCGTCACCATCATCACGACTTATCCCGGCGCCAGCGCCGAGGTCATCGAGTCGCAGATCACCGAGCCCATCGAGGCCGCCGTCAACGCCGTAGCCGGTATCAGTAATCTCACGTCGATCAGCCGCGAGGGTTCCAGCCAGGTCCGCGTCGAGTTCGGCATCGACATCAACCTCGAAGCCGCCGCCAACGACGTCCGCGACCAGCTTGGCCGCGCCTCCCGCAATCTCCCCGCCGACGCGAATCCCCCGATCGTCAACAAGTCCGACGCCGACTCGAACCCCTTCTTCGGCGTCGTCGTCAGCAGTCCTTCCCGCAGCCTCCTCGAACTCTCCGCCTACGCCGACAACCTCCGCGAACGTCTCCAGACTGTCCCCGGCGTCAGCAACATCGATCTCGTCGGCGAAAAACGCTACGCGATGCGCCTCTGGATGGACCCGTCGCGTCTCGCCGCTTACGGACTCACGCCGCTTGATGTCCGCTCCGCCCTCCAGCGCGAAAACATCGAGCTCCCCTCCGGCCGCATCGAGGGCGCTAACGTCGAACTCACCGTCCGCACCCTCAGCCGCCTCGCCACGCCCGAGGAATTCGGCCGCGTCATCCTCAAACGCGACGGCGACCAGATCGTCCGCTTCAGCGACATCGGTTACGCTGAACTGGGACCGCAAAATCTCCGCTCCATCCTCAAGGTCGGCAGCACACCCATGATCGGCGTGTACGTTCGTCCCCAGCCCGGCGCCAACCAGCTTGAAATTTCCGACCAGCTCCGCACCCGCCTCGCTCAGATCGAAAAAGAAAAACCCGCCGACATCGATTTCGCCATCGGCTACGATAATACCACCTACGTCCGCACCGCCATCCACGAGGTGCAGGAAACGCTCCTCATCGCCTTCGGCCTCGTCGTCCTCGTCATCTTCATTTTCCTCCGCGACTGGCGCAGCACGCTCATCCCCATGCTCGCGATCCCCGTGTCCATCGTCGGCACGTTCCTGATCATGGATCTCGCGGGCTTCTCCATCAACGTCCTCACGTTGCTCGGCCTCGTCCTCGCCATCGGCCTCGTCGTGGACGACGCCATCGTCGTCCTCGAAAACATCTACGCCAAAATCGAGCAGGGCATGGAGCCCTTCGAAGCCGGCATCAAGGGCACCCAGGAAATTTTCGTCGCCGTCATCTCCACGACGATCGCGCTCGCCGCCGTCTTCATGCCCGTGATCTTCCTCGGCGGACTCACCGGCAAACTCTTCCGCGAATTCGGCGTCGTCATCGCCGGCGCCGTGATCATCTCCGCCTTCGTCGCGCTCACGCTCACGCCGATGATGTCCGTCCGCCTGCTCAAACCGCATGGACAGCAAAACTGGCTCTACAACCGCACCGAGCCGTTCTTCGCCGGACTCACCCGCGCCTACGAAAACTCCCTCGCCAGCTTCCTCCGCTTTCCCTGGTTCGCCTTCGTCGTCCTCGCAGGCTCCATCGCCATTATCGTCGCCTGCAACCGCGCCCTCCCCCGCGAACTCACCCCGCTCGAAGATCGCGGCCGCATCTGGGTCCGCACCACCGCCCCCGAAGGCGCTTCCTACGATTACACCGTCAACTACCTCGACGACCTCACCCAGATTGTCCGCGAGCAGCTGGGCGATGAATACGTCGTCACCATGACCCAGGCCCCCGTCGGCGGTCCCGGCGGCATCGGCTCCGCCAACGCCGGCTTCGTCCGTGTTTTCCTCAAAGACCGAGGCGACCGCAAATTTACCCAGCAGGAACTCGCCGCCAAACTCCAGGCCGCCGTCCGCCCGCTCACCGGCGCGCGCACCTCCGTCTCGCAGGAACCCTCCATCGGCGAACGCCGCGGCGCCGGCCTCTCCGCCCAGCTCGTCATTCAAGCCGCTGAACTCAGCGATCTCGAAGGCGCGCTCGATAAATTCCTCCAAGAAGCCTCCAAGAGCCCTGCCTTCTCCTTCGTCGATTCCGATCTGAAGTTCAACCAGCCCGAAGTCCGCATCTCCATCGACCGCGACAAAGCCCAGAGCCTCGGCGTCTCCGCGGCCGACATCGCCTCCACCCTGCAAGCCGCGCTCAGCGGCCAGCGCTTCGGCTACTTCATCTTCAACGGCAAACAATACGAAGTCCTCGGCCAGCTCCTCCGCGAAGACCGCGCCAAGACCAGCGACCTCGGCGCCATCAACGTCAAAGCCGCCAGCGGCGAAACCATCCCGCTAGATAACCTCATCACCCTCACCGAGACCAGCAGCGCCCCCCAGCTCTACCGCTACAACCGCTTCGTCGCCGCCACCATCTCGGGAAACTTGAACAACGGATACACCCTCGGCCAGGGCAACGACGCCCTCCTCGCCGCCGCCAAAGCCACGCTCGACGACCGCTTCACCACCGAGTTCACCGGCGCTTCCAAAGACTTCATCGAAAGCTCCTCCAGCCTCGGCTTCGTCTTCGCGCTCGCCCTGATCCTCGTTTATCTCGTCCTCGCCGCGCAGTTCGAAAGTTTCCGCGATCCGTTCACGATCATGCTCACCGTGCCCCTCGCCCTCGCCGGTGCCTTTGTCACGCTCTGGCTCTTCAAGGAGACGCTCAACATCTTCTCCCAGATCGGCCTCATCATGCTGATCGGCCTCGTCACCAAGAACGGCATTCTCCTCGTCGAATTCGCCACCCAGCGCCGCCACGCCGGCGTCGACGCCAAAACCGCCATGACCGAAGCCGCCTCCTCGCGCTTCCGTCCGATCTTGATGACTTCGCTCTGTACGATCCTCGGCGTCCTACCGATCGCGCTCGCGCTCGGAGCCGGCGCGGAAAGCCGCGTTTCGATGGGCCTCGGCGTCATCGGCGGCCTCCTCGTCGGCACCGCCCTCACCCTCTACGTCATCCCCGCGTTTTATCTCCTCATCAGCGGACACGAGAAAACCAAAGCACCCGCCCAGGCCTCCCACAACGCGCCCGCGTCTCCCGAGTCCCACTCCGTCACGCTCCCCGCCACCAGCGCCGCCCGCTCGATCTGA
- a CDS encoding efflux RND transporter periplasmic adaptor subunit, protein MKTILSVSEPVAARPHAAPPSPPRHAPPSSPPSSKKGRGKLIAILITLLALGALSVFAWKKFKPAAKPAATPARNAGAGIPVTGIKLHAIPFTESISANGTLRAEESVEIQTEVNGKIAAINFTEGQRVKAGDVLVKIDDSSLQANLRRAQSRRELAGFREQRLARLVEEGGVSKQDYDEARGELSVLDAEADFIRADIKKTEIRAPFDGVAGIRFVSVGAYVNPAARIATLQGITHLKVDFSVPERYAPRVKPGDPIRFTVAGSKQTYTGEVYAVEPRIDVSTRSVLLRAICRNLDGSLLPGTFARVQYTVQQSEASLLVPAISILAGLEERHVFVEREGKARRVKVVTGARTNTQVQIVEGLKEGDVVLTSGVQQLRDGAVIRVKLTE, encoded by the coding sequence TTGAAAACCATACTCTCCGTCAGCGAACCCGTCGCCGCCCGCCCGCACGCCGCACCGCCCTCGCCGCCGCGCCACGCTCCTCCGTCTTCGCCTCCTTCGTCGAAAAAAGGCCGCGGCAAACTCATCGCCATCCTCATCACCCTCCTGGCCCTCGGCGCGCTCAGCGTCTTCGCCTGGAAAAAATTCAAACCCGCCGCCAAACCCGCCGCCACGCCTGCTCGCAACGCCGGCGCCGGCATACCCGTCACCGGCATTAAACTACACGCCATCCCTTTCACCGAGTCCATCAGCGCCAACGGCACCCTCCGCGCCGAGGAATCCGTCGAGATCCAGACCGAGGTGAATGGAAAAATCGCCGCCATCAATTTCACCGAGGGCCAGCGCGTGAAAGCCGGCGACGTCCTCGTCAAAATCGACGACTCCTCCCTCCAGGCCAACCTCCGCCGCGCCCAGTCCCGCCGCGAACTCGCCGGCTTCCGCGAACAGCGTCTTGCCCGTCTCGTCGAGGAGGGCGGCGTCAGCAAACAGGATTACGACGAGGCTCGCGGCGAACTCTCCGTCCTCGATGCCGAGGCCGACTTCATCCGCGCCGACATTAAGAAGACCGAGATCCGCGCCCCGTTCGACGGCGTCGCCGGCATCCGCTTCGTCTCCGTCGGCGCCTACGTAAATCCCGCCGCCCGTATCGCCACGCTCCAGGGCATCACCCACCTCAAAGTCGATTTCTCCGTCCCCGAACGCTACGCTCCACGCGTCAAACCCGGCGACCCCATCCGCTTCACCGTCGCGGGCAGCAAACAAACGTACACCGGCGAAGTTTACGCCGTGGAGCCACGCATCGATGTCTCCACCCGCTCCGTTCTCCTGCGTGCCATCTGCCGCAATCTCGACGGCTCCCTCCTCCCCGGCACCTTCGCCCGCGTCCAGTACACCGTCCAGCAGTCCGAGGCTTCGTTGCTCGTGCCCGCCATCTCGATACTCGCCGGCTTGGAAGAACGCCACGTCTTCGTCGAACGGGAGGGCAAGGCCCGCCGCGTCAAAGTCGTCACCGGCGCCCGCACCAACACTCAAGTACAGATCGTCGAGGGATTGAAAGAGGGCGATGTCGTCCTCACTTCCGGCGTTCAGCAACTCCGCGACGGCGCCGTCATCCGCGTGAAACTCACTGAGTAA
- a CDS encoding heavy metal translocating P-type ATPase — protein sequence MRPRSDLLPSDRGLLSLPVRLSTALLAALALLLSLLLRQLRSAQPELAGLLAFAAWLVVCIPVFTGAIRGLFHTAKSLNPYYLDQFVAIVLLACLAGGRYATGSIVAIILIFGQLLEERSVRGIREAIEGLGRLSRVSARRLRGLIEEPADADTLQPGDRLRVLPGELIPADGLVLTGHSAVNQSAITGEALPADVAPGSTVFAGTLNLSGVIELETTRASSDTVIGKVRAILEAASTDRPLIARRLDTYLRYYTPAVLMLTAMVWILTRDLDRAVSVLVVCLPCAFVLAGPAVMVAALAVCARLGILVKTPRHFETASTLDTVVYDKTGTLTHGRLIVAETTACDPARSVSDFLPLARALAASSQHPVAHAIASHALTTESPAAAPTASDVQETPGRGLLGRIHGHTLLLGSAAWLRENNITPPPEPPESAGQRTVYATIDGRPALRFLLSDSLRSEARDVVETLGTLGLTRAVLLTGDHAHSAQAIATATGIPRFVANCLPEEKSREVHALRAEGRRVLVVGDGVNDAPALAAADLSIALNNSGSHIAVQTADVAILQPDLRRLVHFIQISRRSLRLINQNLAVSTAIILVALLVSSLGLVGPLTAALLHETSAFFVLLNSSRLLRFDA from the coding sequence ATGAGACCCCGCTCCGACCTCCTCCCGTCCGACCGCGGCCTGCTCTCGCTGCCCGTCCGCCTCTCCACCGCCCTCCTCGCCGCGCTCGCCCTCCTCCTCAGCCTGCTCCTGCGCCAGCTCCGCTCCGCCCAGCCCGAACTCGCCGGCCTCCTCGCCTTCGCCGCTTGGCTCGTCGTATGCATCCCCGTCTTCACGGGCGCGATTCGCGGCCTCTTCCACACCGCAAAATCGCTCAACCCCTACTACCTCGACCAGTTCGTCGCCATCGTCCTCCTCGCCTGCCTCGCCGGCGGACGCTACGCGACCGGCTCCATCGTCGCGATCATCCTTATCTTCGGACAACTCCTCGAAGAGCGCAGCGTCCGCGGCATCCGCGAAGCCATCGAAGGCCTCGGCCGCCTCTCGCGCGTATCCGCCCGGCGGTTGCGCGGACTGATCGAGGAACCCGCCGACGCCGACACGCTCCAACCCGGCGACCGTCTCCGCGTACTCCCCGGCGAACTCATCCCCGCCGACGGCCTCGTCCTCACCGGTCACTCCGCCGTCAACCAAAGCGCCATCACCGGAGAAGCCCTCCCCGCCGACGTCGCCCCCGGCTCCACCGTCTTCGCCGGCACGCTCAATCTCTCCGGCGTCATCGAACTCGAAACCACCCGAGCCTCCTCCGACACCGTCATCGGTAAAGTCCGCGCCATCCTCGAAGCCGCCTCCACCGACCGACCGCTCATCGCCCGCCGACTCGACACCTACCTCCGCTACTACACGCCTGCCGTGCTCATGCTCACGGCCATGGTCTGGATTCTCACCCGCGACCTCGACCGCGCCGTCTCCGTCCTCGTCGTCTGCCTCCCCTGCGCCTTCGTCCTCGCCGGACCCGCCGTTATGGTCGCCGCCCTCGCCGTCTGCGCCCGCCTCGGCATTCTCGTCAAAACGCCCCGCCACTTCGAAACCGCCTCCACGCTCGACACCGTCGTCTACGACAAAACCGGCACCCTCACGCACGGCCGTCTCATCGTCGCCGAAACCACCGCCTGCGATCCCGCCCGCTCCGTATCCGACTTCCTCCCACTTGCCCGCGCGCTGGCTGCCTCCTCCCAACATCCCGTCGCTCACGCCATCGCTTCTCACGCTCTCACGACCGAGTCACCTGCCGCCGCTCCCACCGCCTCCGACGTCCAGGAAACCCCGGGCCGCGGCCTCCTCGGCCGCATCCATGGCCACACCCTCCTCCTCGGCAGCGCCGCCTGGCTCCGCGAAAACAACATCACTCCGCCCCCCGAGCCCCCTGAATCCGCCGGCCAGCGCACCGTCTACGCCACGATCGACGGCCGCCCCGCCCTCCGCTTTCTCCTCAGCGACAGCCTCCGTTCCGAAGCCCGCGACGTCGTCGAAACCCTCGGCACCCTCGGCCTCACCCGCGCGGTCCTTCTTACCGGCGATCACGCCCACTCCGCCCAAGCCATCGCCACCGCCACCGGCATTCCCCGCTTCGTCGCCAACTGCCTGCCCGAGGAAAAATCCCGCGAGGTCCACGCCCTCCGCGCCGAAGGCCGCCGCGTCCTCGTCGTCGGCGACGGCGTCAACGACGCCCCCGCCCTCGCCGCCGCCGACCTCTCCATCGCCCTCAACAACTCCGGCAGCCACATCGCCGTGCAAACCGCCGACGTCGCCATCCTCCAGCCCGACCTTCGCCGACTGGTTCATTTCATCCAGATCTCCCGCCGCTCCCTCCGCCTCATCAATCAGAACCTCGCCGTCTCGACTGCGATCATCCTCGTCGCCCTCCTCGTCTCCAGCCTCGGCCTCGTCGGCCCGCTCACCGCCGCACTCCTCCACGAAACCAGCGCCTTCTTTGTCCTCCTCAACAGCTCCCGCCTCCTCCGTTTCGACGCCTGA
- the hflK gene encoding protease modulator HflK: MSTPAAQPPLASTELAARRSLTLLTIVFVCVLGGYLGSGVHFVKPGESALVLRFGRLQPQAHGPGLLVAFPEPIDRVIRLATGAPRELKLEGWLARDIARSTHNETDYGPLRHFLDPAKDGYTLTGDANIVQGSFSLRYQIVDPVRFFSVSADPDATLAALFYQSAARTLAEAAIDDVIPAGLATYRDRTLEELRQRLSALDLGIALGGLEIRELLPPKPVLPAFQDVNSAKVERQTFVEEARAYLARSKEMAASEANTLRTRAVADAAAALTRAEGERDAFLSILAAYHESPVNVRSRLLAEVREEVLPKFNQAAFAPAASAPQILLRPQTADAR, translated from the coding sequence ATGAGCACACCCGCCGCCCAGCCGCCGCTCGCCTCGACCGAGCTCGCCGCCCGCCGCTCGCTCACGCTGCTCACGATCGTCTTTGTGTGCGTGCTCGGCGGATACCTTGGCTCCGGCGTTCACTTTGTGAAACCCGGCGAGTCCGCCCTCGTCCTCCGCTTCGGCCGCCTCCAGCCCCAGGCCCACGGTCCCGGCCTGCTTGTCGCCTTCCCCGAACCCATCGACCGCGTCATCCGCCTCGCCACCGGCGCTCCGCGCGAACTCAAACTCGAAGGCTGGCTCGCCCGAGACATCGCCCGCTCCACCCACAACGAGACCGACTACGGCCCGCTCCGCCACTTCCTCGACCCCGCCAAAGACGGCTACACGCTCACCGGCGACGCCAACATCGTCCAGGGCTCCTTCTCCCTCCGCTACCAGATCGTCGATCCCGTCCGCTTCTTCTCCGTATCCGCCGATCCTGACGCCACCCTCGCCGCGCTTTTCTACCAATCCGCCGCCCGCACCCTCGCCGAGGCCGCCATCGACGACGTCATTCCCGCCGGCCTCGCCACCTACCGCGACCGCACGCTCGAAGAACTCCGCCAGCGCCTCTCCGCGCTCGATCTCGGTATCGCTCTCGGCGGACTCGAAATCCGCGAACTCCTTCCGCCTAAACCCGTCCTCCCCGCCTTCCAGGACGTCAACTCCGCCAAGGTCGAGCGACAGACCTTCGTCGAGGAAGCCCGCGCCTACCTCGCCCGCTCCAAAGAAATGGCCGCCTCCGAGGCCAACACCCTGCGCACCCGCGCCGTCGCCGACGCCGCCGCAGCCCTCACCCGCGCCGAGGGCGAGCGCGACGCCTTCCTCTCCATCCTCGCCGCCTACCACGAATCTCCCGTCAACGTCCGCTCCCGCCTCCTCGCCGAGGTCCGCGAAGAAGTTCTCCCCAAGTTCAACCAGGCCGCCTTCGCCCCCGCCGCATCCGCGCCGCAGATACTCCTGCGCCCGCAAACCGCCGACGCCCGATGA
- the hflC gene encoding protease modulator HflC, giving the protein MKLIVACRLLLALLVAALTGYSAFCYQVSEVEQAVVTRFGRPVRVVTEPGLGWKLPWPFESVTRFDARLEVLEGRISEALTADKRNVILPFFAVWRIDDPLQFLRATQGSLPGFRTKLDSIVTSARNAVLGRYSFDQLISVRPGVVKLADIEREIAASVAGTVRETFGVKIESIGIRQLALPAANTPFMFDRMRAERAQYAAQFRAEGQRKADEIRSAAEAEKTALVASARQFADQKRGEAEAAAARVTAAAYARDPELFRFLRELEALRKVAGRNITLVADDRTPPFQLLKPDASTSPPASSPFFPPSPTPLASPGTAVAP; this is encoded by the coding sequence ATGAAACTCATCGTCGCCTGCCGCCTCCTCCTCGCCCTCCTCGTTGCCGCCCTCACCGGCTACTCCGCTTTCTGCTACCAGGTCTCCGAGGTCGAGCAGGCCGTCGTCACCCGCTTCGGTCGTCCCGTCCGTGTTGTCACCGAGCCCGGCCTCGGCTGGAAACTCCCCTGGCCCTTCGAGTCCGTCACCCGCTTCGACGCCCGCCTCGAAGTCCTCGAAGGCCGCATCTCCGAGGCCCTCACCGCCGACAAACGTAACGTCATCCTCCCGTTCTTCGCCGTCTGGCGCATCGACGATCCGCTCCAGTTCCTCCGCGCCACTCAGGGCAGCCTCCCCGGCTTCCGCACCAAGCTCGACAGCATCGTCACCTCCGCGCGCAACGCCGTTCTCGGCCGCTACTCCTTCGACCAGCTCATCTCCGTCCGCCCCGGCGTGGTGAAACTCGCCGACATCGAGCGCGAGATCGCGGCTTCCGTCGCCGGCACCGTCCGCGAAACCTTCGGCGTCAAAATCGAGTCCATCGGCATCCGCCAGCTCGCCCTCCCCGCCGCCAACACGCCTTTCATGTTCGACCGGATGCGGGCCGAGCGCGCGCAGTACGCCGCCCAGTTCCGCGCCGAGGGCCAGCGCAAGGCCGACGAAATCCGCTCCGCCGCCGAAGCCGAGAAAACCGCCCTCGTCGCCAGTGCACGCCAGTTCGCCGATCAGAAACGCGGCGAAGCCGAGGCCGCCGCCGCCCGCGTAACCGCCGCCGCCTACGCCCGCGACCCCGAACTCTTCCGCTTCCTCCGCGAACTCGAAGCCCTCCGCAAAGTCGCCGGCCGCAACATCACCCTCGTAGCCGACGACCGCACCCCGCCTTTCCAACTCCTCAAGCCAGACGCCTCCACATCTCCTCCTGCTTCCTCCCCCTTCTTTCCTCCTTCACCCACGCCCCTCGCCTCCCCCGGGACCGCCGTCGCTCCATGA
- a CDS encoding SPFH domain-containing protein translates to MPAASAASRFPLFCGGVFASVALLHLVLLRLGWQGVLPGIALVSAWWALIAFSQPVWNNLHAREPSTPSPGSPASPRLRFRQSLQHLSAPAFVVAHVLLALACALTAFRLLRPESFPASRLLAFNSLPPSPTALISIPDATLTRTLVLSVSLFFLLYFLRQAVASREIPRRSDPRAGFTLLLILLLAQAAAGLATLYAPTWNLARPLAFATSALAFLLPLEWLLSALVRWFQSPSQRRAHPFSGYSFSTGALLGGRSPLQTLATSVHDAFGLEIRGTWLARYARLCIEPLLLIIVLTSWLSTTVVIVPPDSEAVRVTWGKFQKETLSPGLHFIAPWPMERVRLVPVGRVQDFALGFDKDLGGPVLWTEVHFSGESNLLVGNGEEVLTFNVPVHFDLTDALAAERTSADLPRLLSNLAQRELLIATASRDSFGIMTGERDVVSNQIRDRLQSSADALSLGARIRYVGLKDIHPPVDVAPAFQEVISAFEQRRMMIDLASANRITAIAQASSESFSLRRQAESFSAERLAAITGEAAILTGKVDARAAAPALFDFRNRLSVLEEVLPRIRLVLTAHPPSGSRAPLLYDLRDGANSLP, encoded by the coding sequence ATGCCCGCCGCTTCCGCCGCCTCCCGCTTCCCGCTTTTCTGCGGCGGCGTCTTCGCCTCGGTCGCCCTTCTCCATCTCGTCCTCCTCCGACTCGGCTGGCAGGGCGTGCTCCCCGGCATCGCGCTGGTATCCGCCTGGTGGGCACTGATCGCCTTCTCCCAGCCCGTGTGGAATAACCTCCACGCCCGCGAGCCCTCCACCCCGTCGCCCGGCTCGCCCGCTTCCCCACGCCTGCGTTTCCGCCAGAGCCTCCAGCATCTCTCCGCCCCCGCCTTCGTCGTCGCGCACGTCCTCCTCGCCCTCGCCTGCGCTCTCACCGCCTTCCGCCTGCTCCGCCCCGAATCCTTCCCCGCCTCCAGACTTCTCGCGTTCAACTCGCTGCCCCCGTCACCCACCGCCCTAATCTCCATCCCCGACGCCACGCTCACCCGCACGCTCGTCCTCAGCGTCTCCCTCTTCTTCCTCCTCTACTTCCTCCGCCAGGCCGTCGCCTCCCGCGAAATCCCCCGCCGCTCCGATCCCCGCGCTGGCTTCACGCTCCTCCTGATACTGCTCCTCGCCCAAGCCGCCGCCGGCCTAGCCACGCTCTACGCGCCCACCTGGAATCTCGCCCGCCCGCTCGCCTTCGCCACCTCCGCGCTCGCCTTCCTCCTCCCGCTCGAATGGCTGCTCTCTGCCCTCGTCCGCTGGTTCCAGTCGCCTTCCCAACGCCGCGCGCATCCGTTCTCCGGCTACAGCTTCTCCACCGGCGCCCTACTCGGAGGCCGCTCCCCGCTGCAAACCCTCGCCACCTCCGTCCACGACGCCTTCGGCCTCGAGATCCGCGGCACCTGGCTCGCCCGCTACGCCCGCCTCTGCATCGAGCCGCTCCTCCTCATCATCGTCCTCACCAGCTGGCTCTCCACCACCGTGGTCATCGTCCCGCCCGACAGCGAAGCCGTCCGCGTCACCTGGGGAAAATTCCAAAAAGAAACCCTTTCGCCCGGACTCCATTTCATCGCACCTTGGCCAATGGAACGCGTTCGGCTCGTCCCCGTCGGACGCGTCCAGGATTTCGCCCTCGGTTTCGACAAAGACCTCGGCGGTCCCGTCCTCTGGACCGAGGTCCACTTCTCCGGCGAGAGCAACCTCCTCGTCGGCAACGGCGAAGAAGTCCTCACCTTCAACGTCCCCGTCCACTTCGACCTCACCGACGCTCTCGCCGCCGAGCGCACCAGCGCCGATCTCCCGCGTCTCCTCTCCAACCTCGCCCAGCGCGAACTCCTCATCGCCACCGCCTCGCGCGACAGCTTCGGCATCATGACCGGCGAACGCGATGTCGTCAGTAACCAGATACGCGACCGCCTTCAATCTTCCGCCGACGCCCTCAGCCTCGGCGCCCGCATCCGCTACGTCGGCCTCAAAGACATCCACCCGCCCGTGGATGTCGCCCCCGCCTTCCAGGAAGTCATCAGCGCCTTCGAACAACGCCGCATGATGATCGACCTCGCCTCCGCCAACCGCATCACCGCCATCGCCCAGGCCAGCAGCGAATCCTTCAGCCTCCGCCGCCAGGCCGAAAGCTTCTCCGCCGAGCGCCTCGCCGCCATCACCGGCGAAGCCGCCATCCTCACCGGCAAGGTCGACGCCCGCGCCGCCGCCCCCGCCCTCTTCGACTTCCGCAACCGTCTCAGCGTCCTCGAAGAAGTCCTCCCGCGTATCCGCCTCGTCCTCACCGCGCATCCGCCCTCCGGTTCGCGCGCTCCCCTCCTCTACGATCTGCGCGACGGCGCCAACTCCCTCCCTTGA